A window of the Deinococcus gobiensis I-0 genome harbors these coding sequences:
- the mbhE gene encoding hydrogen gas-evolving membrane-bound hydrogenase subunit E, with protein MTLAVFFPFVMALVCAWAGQKLGRRTGYLAAAAFLPALALALPLAGMPGAAPVTETTRWVAELDLSLAFRGDGFSLLFAVLIGVIGLLASLYSVAYLSATEKFGRFFPYLLLFGGSMLGLVLSDNLIALFGFWEMTSVTSFLLIGLWHTRGAARDGAVKAFLVSALGGLALLTAVAMLVIAGGTASLSGLDLAAVRASPLFVPALLLTVLAAATKSAQLPFHLWLPTAMEAPTPVSAFLHSATMVKAGVLLVAKFGLIFGGAALWSGLLVPLGLTTLAWGSWLALRQTDLKALLAYSTVSQLGLLVSLYGLADAEGRFAATAHLLNHAAFKAALFFVVGIIDHETGTREIPFLERLRAKLPLTFVVALVATLSMAGLPPLGGFISKELFYEGMLHRGWPYLAVAVAGSVLTFAYCARLLGIFFARRTPLPEAAEDLRQHRVKDHIHEAGPGLLLPPALLAGAALLFGLWPGSAEWLTRTAQGALEFGEYGGHLSLWHGVTPALLATLLTWALGAAVVWQAPAFATLQGRLTPLWNANTVYYTLTQGLGRLASAVVRRTQGLGLPDQLRIMLLSAGIMGGYAVWRSPQVFQPIGRVPLELVPIGVLLVAGAVGVLLSRNRLTAVIVTGLTGFGSAAAFLALRAPDLALTQLLIEAVTVILFLLAFRYLPGVRDLPRTRGRLVLDAVLAGAAGLGTTLLVLSSLRFLAPPISPYYLVNSYSGGGGKNAVNVILVDFRGFDTMGEGLVVAMVALAISSLVTLGRVGKTRTAPDEAPDLRPVPSRHQSRRQK; from the coding sequence GTGACGCTCGCCGTCTTCTTTCCGTTCGTCATGGCCCTGGTCTGCGCCTGGGCCGGCCAGAAACTGGGCCGCCGCACCGGGTATCTCGCTGCGGCGGCCTTTTTGCCGGCGCTCGCCCTCGCGCTGCCCCTGGCGGGTATGCCCGGCGCGGCGCCCGTCACCGAGACGACCCGCTGGGTCGCGGAACTCGACCTGAGCCTCGCCTTCCGGGGCGACGGTTTCTCGCTGCTCTTCGCCGTCCTGATCGGGGTGATCGGCCTGCTCGCCTCGCTGTACTCGGTGGCGTACCTGTCGGCCACCGAGAAGTTCGGGCGCTTCTTTCCGTACCTGCTCCTCTTCGGCGGTTCGATGCTGGGGCTGGTCCTGAGCGACAACCTCATCGCCCTGTTTGGCTTCTGGGAGATGACGAGCGTCACCAGTTTCCTTCTGATCGGGCTGTGGCACACGCGCGGCGCGGCGCGCGACGGGGCCGTCAAGGCCTTTCTGGTCAGCGCCCTGGGGGGCCTCGCGCTGCTCACGGCGGTCGCCATGCTGGTCATCGCGGGCGGCACGGCCAGCCTCTCGGGCCTGGACCTCGCGGCGGTGCGCGCCTCGCCCCTGTTCGTCCCGGCGCTGCTGCTCACGGTCCTGGCAGCGGCGACCAAGAGCGCGCAGCTGCCCTTCCACCTGTGGCTGCCCACCGCGATGGAAGCCCCCACGCCGGTCTCGGCCTTCCTGCACTCGGCCACGATGGTCAAGGCGGGCGTGCTGCTGGTCGCCAAATTCGGGCTGATCTTCGGGGGGGCGGCGCTGTGGAGCGGGCTGCTGGTCCCGCTGGGCCTCACCACGCTGGCCTGGGGCTCGTGGCTGGCGCTGCGCCAGACCGACCTCAAGGCGCTGCTGGCCTACTCGACGGTCTCGCAGCTCGGGCTGCTGGTCAGCCTGTACGGCCTGGCCGACGCCGAGGGCCGCTTCGCCGCCACCGCGCACCTGCTCAACCACGCGGCCTTCAAGGCGGCGCTGTTTTTCGTGGTGGGCATCATCGACCACGAGACCGGCACCCGCGAGATCCCGTTTCTCGAGCGACTGCGGGCCAAGCTGCCCCTGACCTTCGTGGTCGCCCTGGTCGCCACCCTGAGCATGGCCGGGCTGCCGCCGCTGGGCGGGTTCATCTCCAAGGAGCTGTTCTACGAGGGGATGCTGCACCGCGGCTGGCCCTACCTCGCCGTGGCGGTGGCCGGCAGCGTCCTGACCTTCGCGTACTGCGCGCGGCTGCTGGGCATCTTCTTCGCGCGGCGCACCCCGCTGCCCGAGGCCGCCGAGGACCTGCGCCAGCACAGGGTCAAGGACCACATCCACGAGGCGGGGCCGGGGCTGCTGCTGCCGCCCGCGCTGCTGGCCGGGGCCGCCCTGCTGTTCGGCCTGTGGCCCGGCAGCGCCGAGTGGCTGACCCGCACGGCGCAGGGCGCGCTGGAGTTCGGGGAGTACGGCGGCCACCTCTCCCTGTGGCACGGCGTGACCCCGGCGCTGCTCGCCACGCTGCTCACCTGGGCGCTGGGGGCGGCGGTCGTGTGGCAGGCCCCGGCCTTCGCCACGTTGCAGGGCCGCCTCACGCCGCTGTGGAACGCCAACACGGTCTACTACACCCTCACGCAGGGGCTGGGCCGCCTCGCGAGCGCCGTCGTCAGGCGCACGCAGGGGCTGGGGCTGCCCGACCAGCTGCGCATCATGCTGCTCAGCGCCGGGATCATGGGCGGCTACGCGGTGTGGCGCTCGCCCCAGGTGTTCCAGCCCATCGGGCGCGTGCCGCTGGAACTCGTGCCCATCGGCGTGCTGCTCGTGGCGGGGGCGGTGGGCGTGCTGCTCTCGCGCAACCGCCTGACCGCCGTCATCGTGACCGGCCTGACCGGCTTCGGCAGCGCGGCGGCCTTCCTGGCCCTGCGCGCGCCCGACCTCGCGCTGACGCAGCTGCTCATCGAGGCGGTCACGGTCATCCTGTTCCTGCTGGCCTTCCGCTACCTGCCGGGGGTCCGCGACCTGCCGCGCACGCGGGGCCGCCTCGTGCTCGACGCCGTGCTGGCGGGGGCGGCGGGCCTGGGCACCACCCTGCTGGTCCTGAGCAGCCTGCGTTTTCTGGCGCCGCCCATCTCGCCCTACTACCTCGTGAACAGCTACTCGGGCGGCGGAGGCAAGAACGCCGTGAACGTCATCCTGGTGGACTTCCGGGGCTTCGACACCATGGGCGAGGGGCTGGTCGTGGCGATGGTCGCGCTGGCGATCTCCAGCCTCGTCACGCTGGGCCGGGTGGGCAAGACCCGCACCGCGCCGGACGAGGCCCCCGACCTCAGGCCCGTGCCCTCCCGCCACCAGAGCCGGAGGCAGAAATGA
- a CDS encoding DUF2256 domain-containing protein, which produces MARREQSFGGGRKPSERPQKVCPVCGLPFSWRKKWERDWDNVKYCSDRCRAAAKRSGQ; this is translated from the coding sequence ATGGCGAGGCGCGAGCAATCTTTCGGCGGGGGCCGCAAGCCCTCCGAGCGGCCACAGAAGGTCTGCCCGGTGTGCGGCCTGCCCTTTTCCTGGCGCAAGAAGTGGGAGCGCGACTGGGACAACGTCAAATACTGCTCCGACCGCTGCCGCGCGGCGGCCAAGCGGAGCGGCCAGTGA
- a CDS encoding MnhB domain-containing protein produces the protein MSPKRKKPAPTAGHATPAPPPLSGDPILRTVSRAAFALVMLFALLLLWRGHNAPGGGFIAGLMTVAALLLHRVATGRSALRAPPLTLIPFGVALSVLTGLVPYLLGQPFLKTAYGYVTTPLTGEFEWATALIFDIGVYLTVVGSGLSIAENLAEIRPTGRVQEDE, from the coding sequence ATGAGTCCCAAACGCAAGAAGCCCGCGCCTACCGCCGGGCACGCCACCCCCGCCCCGCCGCCCCTGAGCGGCGACCCCATCCTGCGCACCGTGAGCCGCGCGGCCTTCGCACTGGTGATGCTCTTCGCGCTGCTGCTGCTGTGGCGCGGGCACAACGCGCCGGGGGGCGGCTTCATCGCCGGGCTGATGACGGTCGCGGCCCTGCTGCTGCACCGCGTCGCCACCGGACGCAGCGCCCTGCGCGCGCCGCCCCTCACCCTGATTCCTTTCGGGGTGGCCCTTTCGGTCCTGACCGGACTGGTGCCCTACCTGCTGGGCCAGCCCTTTCTCAAGACCGCCTACGGCTACGTCACGACGCCGCTGACCGGCGAGTTCGAGTGGGCCACCGCCCTGATCTTCGACATCGGGGTGTACCTGACCGTCGTGGGCAGCGGCCTGAGCATCGCGGAGAACCTCGCCGAGATCCGCCCCACCGGCCGCGTGCAGGAGGACGAATAA
- a CDS encoding sodium:proton antiporter, which translates to MASLFALLIGVLISAGVFLLLSRTVVRVVLGLAFIGYGVNLAILTVAGLDQKSPPLLTLPGPYVDPLPQALILTAIVIGFATTALLLTVALRAYQVAGHDDVEAFGDSLARETDAGDEVQADPEHQSPDLPDWEGDPAHRPEHHAPPHLPGDLDPIPEPTADDPARRQP; encoded by the coding sequence ATGGCCTCGCTGTTCGCCCTCCTCATCGGCGTCCTGATCTCGGCGGGCGTGTTTTTGCTGCTCTCGCGCACGGTCGTGCGGGTGGTGCTGGGGCTGGCCTTCATCGGCTACGGCGTGAACCTCGCCATCCTGACGGTCGCGGGCCTGGACCAGAAATCGCCCCCGCTGCTGACCCTGCCGGGCCCCTACGTGGACCCGCTGCCCCAGGCGCTGATCCTGACCGCCATCGTCATCGGCTTCGCCACGACCGCGCTGCTGCTCACGGTGGCGCTGCGGGCCTACCAGGTGGCCGGGCACGACGACGTGGAGGCCTTCGGGGACAGCCTCGCGCGTGAGACCGACGCCGGCGACGAGGTGCAGGCCGACCCCGAGCACCAGAGCCCCGACCTGCCCGACTGGGAAGGCGACCCGGCCCACCGCCCGGAGCACCACGCGCCGCCGCACCTGCCCGGCGACCTGGACCCCATTCCCGAGCCCACGGCCGACGACCCTGCCCGGAGGCAGCCATGA
- a CDS encoding monovalent cation/H+ antiporter complex subunit F: protein MIVNLALGIVALSVLLVTYRVLRGPSWGDRIMAFDFLSVNLVILFALIAVRTRLIVVLDAALVLSLLGFLSTVALTRYLLVGRVMK from the coding sequence GTGATCGTCAATCTGGCGCTGGGCATCGTGGCCCTGTCCGTCCTGCTCGTGACCTACCGCGTGCTGCGCGGCCCCAGCTGGGGCGACCGCATCATGGCCTTCGACTTCCTGAGCGTGAATCTGGTGATCCTGTTCGCGCTGATCGCCGTGCGCACCCGCCTGATCGTGGTGCTCGACGCCGCCCTGGTCCTGAGCCTGCTGGGCTTCCTGAGCACCGTGGCCCTCACGCGCTACCTGCTCGTGGGCCGGGTGATGAAATGA
- a CDS encoding acyl-CoA thioesterase/bile acid-CoA:amino acid N-acyltransferase family protein codes for MTVPHDDLISRRFFLRAWALPPKTEVTVGTAAPDRHGACWQAEATYRTTAAGALDLSAQPALTGRFRGVDPAGPIWSLRPRPDHTPAFFEAPEAGVTLTVRLSAGERVLEETTVRRLTHSPDLHETPVREDGLYGSLFSPAPGTDLRGACLCLGGSEGGLYSPVAALLASEGFLVLNLAYFGVPDSGLPENLINLPLEYFGQAAAWLRARPEVAGRRVGVTGASKGAEAALLVGATFPQDIGAVAAFAPSGLVFEGIDRAGTFPPGPPMSSWSFRGQPWPYLPYHTDWAAFFAAGPQPMTPVHHRAARQASAAQIAAATIPAERVAGPVLLVSGGEDQVWHAAELAEVAQRRREAAGRPSRHLTHPHAGHHLSLPGLPTYIHGLWTPGGEEQANAHLQFQAWEAQLETLAAIWA; via the coding sequence ATGACCGTTCCCCACGACGACCTGATCTCGCGCCGGTTTTTCCTGCGGGCGTGGGCGCTGCCCCCGAAAACCGAGGTGACGGTCGGCACGGCGGCCCCCGACCGGCACGGAGCCTGCTGGCAGGCAGAAGCGACCTACCGAACGACCGCTGCCGGTGCACTGGACCTGTCGGCCCAGCCGGCCCTGACGGGCCGATTCCGGGGCGTGGACCCGGCCGGACCGATCTGGAGCCTGCGCCCCCGGCCGGACCACACGCCCGCCTTCTTCGAGGCGCCGGAGGCGGGCGTGACCCTGACCGTGCGGCTTTCGGCAGGCGAACGCGTGCTGGAAGAAACTACCGTTCGTCGCCTGACCCACTCGCCGGACCTGCACGAAACCCCGGTGCGTGAGGACGGCCTGTACGGCAGCCTGTTCAGTCCGGCCCCAGGCACAGACCTGCGCGGCGCTTGCCTGTGCCTGGGCGGCTCCGAAGGGGGCCTGTACAGCCCCGTAGCGGCGTTGCTGGCCTCCGAGGGCTTTCTGGTCCTCAACCTCGCCTATTTTGGAGTACCCGACTCCGGTCTGCCCGAAAACCTGATCAACCTTCCGCTGGAGTACTTCGGGCAGGCTGCCGCATGGCTGCGGGCACGGCCCGAGGTCGCCGGGCGACGTGTCGGCGTCACGGGCGCGTCGAAGGGGGCCGAGGCGGCGCTTCTCGTCGGAGCGACCTTTCCGCAGGACATTGGGGCGGTGGCGGCCTTCGCCCCGAGTGGGCTGGTATTCGAGGGCATCGACCGGGCCGGCACGTTCCCACCTGGGCCACCGATGTCGTCATGGTCGTTCCGGGGGCAGCCCTGGCCGTATCTGCCCTACCACACCGACTGGGCTGCCTTTTTTGCCGCTGGCCCGCAGCCCATGACACCGGTCCACCACCGCGCCGCCAGGCAGGCCAGCGCGGCGCAGATCGCGGCGGCCACCATTCCCGCCGAGCGCGTCGCCGGCCCAGTCCTGCTGGTCAGCGGCGGCGAGGATCAGGTCTGGCACGCCGCCGAACTTGCCGAGGTCGCCCAACGGCGCCGTGAGGCGGCTGGCCGGCCCTCGCGGCACCTGACGCACCCCCACGCCGGGCATCACCTGAGCCTGCCTGGCCTGCCCACCTACATCCACGGCCTCTGGACACCGGGAGGGGAGGAGCAGGCCAACGCGCATCTCCAGTTTCAGGCGTGGGAGGCCCAGCTGGAGACGCTGGCTGCCATCTGGGCCTGA
- the mnhG gene encoding monovalent cation/H(+) antiporter subunit G, with product MNDFSPARDIPILLGAFFVLTAAIGVVRFPDLYSRLHASSKLVTLGSAGIFLGVAFSFQDPAAFTRLIAVLLFQFLTTPLSAYLIAQAAYLRGLAPVLPGGIDEWGALGRAEEVAQADRDAVRAMQAEGQ from the coding sequence ATGAACGACTTCTCGCCCGCCCGCGACATTCCCATCCTGCTGGGGGCCTTTTTCGTGCTCACGGCGGCCATCGGGGTAGTGCGCTTCCCGGACCTGTACTCGCGGCTGCACGCGAGTTCCAAGCTGGTGACGCTCGGCTCGGCCGGCATCTTCCTGGGGGTGGCCTTCTCGTTTCAGGACCCGGCGGCCTTCACGCGGCTCATCGCCGTGCTGCTGTTCCAGTTCCTGACCACGCCGCTCTCGGCGTACCTCATCGCCCAGGCGGCCTACCTGCGCGGGCTGGCCCCGGTGCTGCCCGGCGGCATCGACGAATGGGGCGCGCTGGGCAGGGCCGAGGAGGTCGCCCAGGCCGACCGCGACGCCGTGCGCGCCATGCAGGCCGAGGGCCAGTAG
- a CDS encoding Na+/H+ antiporter subunit E: MRGLALNIMLAVVWALFSGEVSTRELAIGFLLGFALQLVFPDALGTRSYVSRSLGLLRFLGFFLRELTVANVQVALFALQSHPPLNPMVVAVPVRLRSDSAQTLLTAVITLMPGSVVLGFSPARDELYLHIVGTRNPREARESIWRVEAQLLNFLPAPTGPAAGPKEVTP, from the coding sequence ATGAGAGGTCTGGCACTGAACATCATGCTCGCCGTCGTCTGGGCGCTGTTCTCGGGCGAGGTCAGCACCCGCGAGCTGGCGATCGGCTTCCTGCTGGGCTTCGCGCTCCAGCTCGTGTTCCCCGACGCCCTGGGCACCCGCAGCTACGTGTCGCGCAGCCTGGGCCTGCTGCGTTTCCTGGGGTTTTTCCTGCGCGAGCTGACGGTCGCCAACGTGCAGGTGGCCCTGTTCGCCCTCCAGTCGCACCCGCCCCTGAATCCGATGGTGGTCGCGGTACCCGTGCGACTGCGCAGCGACTCGGCCCAGACACTGCTGACGGCCGTCATCACCCTGATGCCCGGCAGCGTGGTGCTGGGCTTCAGTCCGGCCCGCGACGAGCTGTACCTGCACATCGTGGGCACGCGCAATCCGCGCGAGGCCCGCGAGAGCATCTGGCGGGTCGAGGCGCAGCTCCTGAACTTCCTGCCGGCCCCCACCGGGCCTGCGGCCGGTCCCAAAGAGGTGACTCCGTGA
- the uvsE gene encoding UV DNA damage repair endonuclease UvsE codes for MTQGPEVRFRTVTLSRYQLLSPAEREAKLLDLYADNIVRLRGAADFCAARGIRLYRMSSSLFPMLDLLGDDTGEAVLTSLAGELTRAGHAFEDAGIRVLMHPEQFIVLNSDRPEVRVSSVRALTSHARVMDGLGLSRTPWNLLLLHGGKGGRAAELRAVIPDLPDAARLRLGLENDERAYGPQDLLPVCEATGVPMVFDAHHHVVREKLPDQEDPSVREWTLKARATWTPPEWQVVHLSSGIEGPQDRRHSHLITALPSAYRDVPWIEVEAKGKEEAVAALMGAPTPEA; via the coding sequence ATGACGCAGGGGCCGGAGGTGCGCTTCCGCACCGTGACCCTCAGCCGCTACCAACTGCTGTCGCCCGCCGAGCGCGAGGCCAAATTGCTGGACCTTTACGCCGACAACATCGTGCGGCTGCGCGGGGCGGCCGACTTCTGTGCGGCGCGCGGCATCCGGCTCTACCGCATGAGCTCCAGCCTCTTTCCGATGCTCGACCTGCTGGGGGACGACACGGGCGAGGCGGTCCTGACTTCGCTGGCGGGCGAGCTGACGCGCGCCGGCCACGCCTTCGAGGACGCCGGAATCCGCGTGCTCATGCATCCCGAGCAGTTCATCGTGCTGAACAGCGACCGCCCCGAGGTCCGCGTGAGCAGCGTGCGGGCACTGACCTCGCACGCCCGCGTGATGGACGGCCTGGGCCTGTCGCGCACGCCCTGGAACCTGCTGCTGCTGCACGGCGGCAAGGGGGGCCGGGCGGCCGAGTTACGGGCCGTGATTCCCGACCTGCCCGACGCCGCCCGCCTGCGCCTGGGCCTGGAAAACGACGAGCGGGCGTACGGCCCGCAGGACCTGCTGCCCGTGTGCGAGGCGACCGGCGTGCCGATGGTGTTCGACGCCCACCACCATGTCGTGCGCGAGAAGCTGCCGGACCAGGAGGACCCCAGCGTGCGCGAGTGGACCCTGAAGGCCCGCGCCACTTGGACGCCGCCCGAGTGGCAGGTCGTGCACCTGAGCAGCGGCATAGAGGGGCCGCAGGACCGCCGCCACAGCCACCTCATCACCGCGCTGCCCAGCGCCTACCGCGACGTGCCCTGGATCGAGGTCGAGGCCAAGGGCAAGGAAGAGGCGGTCGCGGCGCTGATGGGTGCCCCAACTCCGGAGGCGTGA
- a CDS encoding proton-conducting transporter membrane subunit, producing MILQSALPLAPILTPLGLGLLTLLPLRRGPRTALALLGGLLTLVFALLLVRGTAGGEVLVSELGGWRAPFGIVMTADRLSSYMSALSALCGVFALWMMTVHEDRVRERHHSFALTLFLLTGVQLSFLTGDLFNLFVAFEIMLVASYALAVLGSTREQLREGLRYIVMNLTASALLVIACGLAYGVLGTLNYAHLAQRSAELGAQGTVTAVGVLLLLVFAAKGALFPLGFWLPGTYPALPPATGALFAAVLTKVGVYALIRIFTTVFQQDPALPQGLLLGLGALTMFFGALGAVSQREWRRILSFTVMSSVGYLAFGLGLGTPDALRASLAYLAVSMLVTLALFLIAAVAERESGSRLVRPERRGFIEKRPLLAACFLLCALTAAGLPPTGGFVAKYALIRAGLLQGSGLAILAVVSALASSLVTLFAMLGVWRGFFWGKSAAPAPDAPPARPRPAPAPWPQRLPAYAASALVAGLALFAGPLFSHAEATARELRDNARYIRGVLGDDPVVIPAAPTGSEIQKKQEPGESP from the coding sequence ATGATCCTGCAAAGTGCCCTGCCGCTGGCCCCCATCCTGACCCCCCTGGGCCTGGGCCTGCTGACCCTGCTGCCACTGCGCCGGGGCCCCCGGACCGCCCTGGCGCTGCTCGGCGGCCTGCTGACCCTGGTCTTCGCGCTGCTGCTCGTGCGCGGCACGGCCGGGGGCGAGGTGCTGGTGAGCGAGCTGGGCGGCTGGCGCGCGCCCTTCGGCATCGTGATGACCGCCGACCGCCTGTCCTCGTACATGAGCGCCCTGTCGGCCCTGTGCGGCGTGTTCGCGCTGTGGATGATGACCGTCCACGAGGACCGCGTGCGCGAGCGCCACCACAGCTTCGCCCTGACCCTGTTCCTGCTGACCGGCGTGCAGCTCTCGTTCCTGACCGGCGACCTGTTCAACCTGTTCGTGGCCTTCGAGATCATGCTGGTGGCCAGCTACGCGCTGGCGGTGCTGGGCTCTACCCGCGAGCAGCTGCGCGAGGGCCTGCGTTACATCGTGATGAACCTGACCGCCTCGGCGCTGCTGGTCATCGCCTGCGGGCTGGCCTACGGCGTGCTGGGCACCCTGAACTACGCCCACCTCGCGCAGCGTTCGGCCGAGCTGGGCGCGCAGGGCACCGTGACGGCGGTCGGCGTGCTGCTGCTGCTGGTGTTCGCGGCCAAGGGCGCGCTGTTTCCGCTGGGCTTCTGGCTGCCGGGCACCTACCCGGCGCTGCCGCCCGCGACCGGGGCACTGTTCGCCGCCGTGCTCACCAAGGTGGGGGTCTACGCCCTGATCCGCATCTTCACGACCGTCTTTCAGCAGGACCCGGCGCTGCCCCAGGGGCTGCTGCTGGGGCTGGGCGCCCTGACCATGTTCTTCGGGGCGCTGGGGGCGGTCAGCCAGCGCGAGTGGCGGCGCATCCTGAGTTTCACGGTCATGAGCAGCGTGGGCTACCTCGCCTTCGGGCTGGGACTGGGCACGCCCGACGCGCTGCGCGCCAGCCTCGCCTACCTCGCCGTGAGCATGCTCGTCACGCTGGCCCTGTTCCTGATCGCGGCGGTGGCCGAACGCGAGAGCGGCTCGCGCCTCGTGCGCCCCGAGCGGCGCGGCTTCATCGAAAAACGCCCGCTGCTGGCCGCCTGTTTCCTGCTGTGCGCGCTGACGGCCGCCGGGCTGCCCCCCACGGGCGGCTTCGTCGCCAAATACGCCCTGATCCGCGCGGGGCTGCTCCAGGGCTCGGGGCTGGCGATCCTCGCGGTGGTTTCCGCGCTCGCCAGCAGCCTCGTGACGCTGTTCGCCATGCTCGGGGTCTGGCGCGGCTTCTTCTGGGGCAAGAGCGCGGCGCCCGCGCCGGACGCCCCCCCCGCCCGGCCCCGCCCGGCCCCGGCCCCCTGGCCCCAGCGCCTGCCCGCCTACGCCGCGTCGGCGCTCGTGGCCGGGCTGGCCCTGTTCGCCGGACCGCTGTTCTCGCACGCCGAGGCGACGGCCCGTGAGCTGCGCGACAACGCCCGGTACATCCGGGGCGTGCTGGGCGACGATCCGGTCGTGATTCCGGCCGCACCTACCGGCAGCGAAATCCAGAAGAAACAGGAACCCGGAGAGTCGCCGTGA
- a CDS encoding acyl-CoA thioesterase has product MKLAIPDADVLWEGLPELRRHALTLTVEAGDLDDLHHVNNTVYLAWCEEVAREHALRVGLGTPDLVALGAVPVAREHVIRYHKPALLGDRVRVRTALTVSAGLRSVRAYTLDRVNPGDPEGGVRLAECQTEWVWVDPASGRPRRTPAEVLRRFGF; this is encoded by the coding sequence GTGAAGCTCGCCATTCCCGATGCGGACGTGCTGTGGGAGGGGTTGCCCGAATTGCGCCGCCACGCCCTGACCCTCACCGTGGAGGCCGGCGATCTCGACGACCTGCACCACGTCAACAACACGGTGTATCTGGCATGGTGCGAGGAGGTGGCGCGCGAACACGCCCTGCGCGTGGGTCTGGGCACCCCCGACCTCGTGGCGCTGGGGGCGGTGCCGGTGGCGCGCGAGCACGTCATCCGTTACCACAAGCCCGCGCTGCTGGGCGACCGGGTGCGGGTCCGCACGGCGCTGACCGTCAGCGCGGGGCTGCGCAGCGTGCGCGCCTACACCCTCGACCGCGTGAACCCCGGCGACCCGGAAGGCGGCGTGCGCCTCGCCGAGTGCCAGACCGAGTGGGTGTGGGTGGACCCGGCCAGCGGCCGCCCGCGCCGCACGCCCGCCGAGGTGCTGCGGCGCTTCGGGTTCTAG
- a CDS encoding 4a-hydroxytetrahydrobiopterin dehydratase — protein MTYDPRMAYDPERKLSDGDVAELKPEGWWGDGGKLFRVFPFENFAESVAFAVRVAAQAEERGHHPDIHIKYHSVKVNFFTYEAGGVTELDLAAARAVNGLLEP, from the coding sequence ATGACCTACGACCCGCGCATGGCCTACGACCCCGAGCGCAAGCTCAGCGACGGCGACGTGGCCGAACTCAAGCCCGAGGGCTGGTGGGGCGACGGCGGCAAGCTGTTCCGCGTCTTTCCTTTCGAGAATTTTGCCGAGAGCGTCGCCTTCGCCGTGCGGGTGGCCGCGCAGGCCGAGGAACGCGGGCACCACCCCGACATCCACATCAAGTACCACTCGGTGAAGGTCAACTTCTTCACCTACGAGGCGGGCGGCGTGACCGAACTGGACCTCGCGGCGGCCCGGGCTGTGAACGGCCTGCTGGAACCGTGA
- a CDS encoding 3-deoxy-7-phosphoheptulonate synthase yields MTHPDPTVQPGRTENLNVSGFTPLITPRALKERHPLTPAAERTVLAGRRAAQDILHGKGDRLLVVVGPCSVHDYAGAVEYAHRLAALREQVKDRLEVQMRVYVDKPRTTVGWRGYLLDPDMNGANDINKGLELTRKLMIEVAELGLPVATELLDPFAPQYLFDAVAWACLGARTTESQTHRVMASAVSAPMGFKNGTGGGIKLAVDAIVAAASPHAFFTIDDGGQACIVHTQGNPDGHVILRGGRGGPNSAPQFVKEAADLMKAAGLSPAVMVDCSHANSGSDCARQNLVWRDVLGQRLAGQAAIKGLMLESNLQAGKQAIPADLGTLKPGVSVTDACIGWAETETLLQEAHAALSREAVAG; encoded by the coding sequence ATGACCCACCCCGACCCCACCGTCCAGCCCGGCCGCACCGAGAACCTCAACGTCTCGGGGTTCACGCCGCTCATCACGCCGCGCGCCCTCAAGGAGCGCCATCCGCTGACGCCCGCTGCCGAGCGCACGGTGCTCGCGGGCCGCCGCGCCGCCCAGGACATCCTGCACGGCAAAGGCGACCGGCTGCTGGTGGTCGTGGGGCCGTGCAGCGTCCACGACTACGCCGGGGCGGTCGAGTACGCCCACAGGCTCGCGGCGCTGCGCGAACAGGTGAAAGACCGCCTCGAAGTGCAGATGCGCGTGTACGTGGACAAGCCCCGCACGACGGTCGGCTGGCGCGGCTACCTGCTCGACCCCGACATGAACGGCGCGAACGACATCAACAAGGGCCTGGAGCTGACCCGCAAACTGATGATCGAGGTGGCCGAACTCGGCCTGCCGGTCGCTACCGAACTGCTCGATCCCTTCGCGCCGCAGTACCTCTTCGACGCCGTGGCCTGGGCCTGCCTGGGGGCGCGGACCACCGAGTCGCAGACCCACCGCGTCATGGCGAGCGCCGTCTCGGCCCCGATGGGCTTCAAGAACGGCACCGGGGGCGGCATCAAGCTGGCGGTGGACGCGATTGTCGCCGCCGCCAGCCCGCACGCCTTTTTCACCATCGACGACGGCGGACAGGCCTGCATCGTGCACACGCAGGGCAACCCCGACGGGCACGTCATCCTGCGCGGGGGGCGGGGCGGCCCCAACTCGGCGCCGCAGTTCGTCAAGGAGGCGGCCGACCTCATGAAGGCGGCGGGATTGAGCCCGGCCGTGATGGTGGACTGTTCGCACGCCAACTCGGGCAGCGACTGCGCCCGCCAGAACCTCGTGTGGCGCGACGTGCTCGGCCAGCGCCTCGCCGGGCAGGCGGCCATCAAGGGCCTGATGCTGGAGAGCAACCTCCAGGCCGGCAAGCAGGCCATTCCCGCCGACCTGGGTACCCTGAAGCCCGGCGTGAGCGTCACCGACGCCTGCATCGGCTGGGCCGAGACCGAGACGCTCCTTCAGGAAGCCCACGCGGCGCTGTCGCGCGAGGCCGTGGCGGGCTGA